The DNA sequence TTATTCAAGTAGTGATATTAGCAATATTGCTTGTGTCTTCAGGATTTTTCTCTGCGTCAGAGACGGCTTTAATGTCACTTAGTAAGATAAGAATCAGACATATGCAAGAAGAAGATATTAAGGGATCAAAGTTAGTAGGAAAACTAACTGAAGATTCAGGGAAACTTTTAAGTTCGATATTAGTTGGAAATAATATTGTTAACATAGCAGCTACATCTTTATCAACATCGTTATTTATAACTATATTAAACGGGAGATCAGAAGCAGTTCCTGTCGCTACTGCAGTAATGACTATTTTAGTATTAATATTTGGGGAAATAACACCTAAAACAATAGCTGCAAATAATTCAGAAAAGGTAGCTATAGCAGTTTCTAAGCCTATAAAATTAATAATATGGATATTAACTCCAATCGTATGGATATTTAATATTATAACAAGTGTTATATTTAAGATATTTGGAATAAAAAGCAATATGGGTCAACCATATATAACTGAAGAAGAATTAAAAACAATGGTTAATGTCAGTCATGAAGAAGGAGTCTTAGAGATTGAAGAAAGACAAATCATAAATAATGTATTCCAATTTGGAGATATGCAGGCCAAAGAAGCTATGGTACAAAGACTAGATATGGTGTGTATAAATGCACAAGACAGTTATGAAGAGGTTATAAATCTTTTTAAAGAAGAACAGTTTAGTAGAATGCCTGTTTATGAAGAATCAGTTGATGATATAATTGGAATAGTTAATATAAAAGATGTAATATTTTTAAGTGAAGATGAAATAAATAATTTTGATATTAGAAATTATGTTAGAGAAGCATTCTTTACTTATGAATTTAAGAAGATAACTGAATTACTTGAAGAGATGAAAAAAGATAAAAGTCAGATGGCTATAGTTGTTGATGAATATGGTGGTACATCGGGACTTATAACTATAGAAGATTTAGTTGAAGAAATCGTTGGAGAAAT is a window from the Paraclostridium sordellii genome containing:
- a CDS encoding HlyC/CorC family transporter, with protein sequence MGSTEGSIIIQVVILAILLVSSGFFSASETALMSLSKIRIRHMQEEDIKGSKLVGKLTEDSGKLLSSILVGNNIVNIAATSLSTSLFITILNGRSEAVPVATAVMTILVLIFGEITPKTIAANNSEKVAIAVSKPIKLIIWILTPIVWIFNIITSVIFKIFGIKSNMGQPYITEEELKTMVNVSHEEGVLEIEERQIINNVFQFGDMQAKEAMVQRLDMVCINAQDSYEEVINLFKEEQFSRMPVYEESVDDIIGIVNIKDVIFLSEDEINNFDIRNYVREAFFTYEFKKITELLEEMKKDKSQMAIVVDEYGGTSGLITIEDLVEEIVGEIEDEYDEEDEDIQVIKEDEYIIDGGKKISEVNELIGTNLESEEFDSIGGFIIGYLKRLPEENEVIEVDNVRFCIEGLDKNRIKKIRVFT